TTCATAAACGTCTTAATATACAAGCAATTATGGGATAAAAAAGATCGGCCAGAGGATCGGCCAAACTAGCGGACGAAGAACAAGAAAGGCCACCCGCAAGGGGTGGCCTTTATGTTTAAATGGCGCCGAGGACTGGCCTCGAATTTTTCGGCGAGCTTTCGCTCACGAAAAATTATTCCGCTGTTAGCGCCGGTACGAGCCCGGCGCTCTTTTGCTTCGCGCCGTGAAAATTCTTTTCGAGATTGCCTGGTAGCGCTCGCTATTCGCTCGCTTTTAGGTGCTGGTTCTCGCCAGTCCCCCCCTCCCCGCATACTAAAAAAGCCGTCCCTTTGGACGGCCTTTTTAGTATGGTGCCGAAGACTGGACTCGAACCAGCACGGGGGTTAACCCACCAGACCCTGAATCGTAAAAAACCGCTTTGCCCTGCCTTGCTAATCTTTGTATTTCGTAGTAATTTCAATTTGTTGTTGCATTACGATTTAGTATGGCTATATCGTTATTTTGACGCTTTTGCCGCCCGGTTGTCCCCCTATTGTCCCCCCAGAATTGACCGGAAAGGCAAAACGGAGAAGAGAAAATGGCGATTCTAATCAGGTGCGAGTGCAAGGCCGAAGCAAAGCTCACGGCAAAGACTTGTCCGGGCTGCGGGATGGAGTTTCCGAGAAAGGGAAGGCTCTACAAGGTCGTGCTGCGCATGGGAGGCCGGAAGGTGACGCGCACCATAGGCAACCTTGAGGCGGCTAGGGAGATCGAAGCCAAGCTCAAGGTGGACATAGCCAAAGAGGAGCACAATCTCCAAAAGAAGACGCCCGCGCCCACCCTTGCCCAAATTTGGAAGCGATACCTCCCCTGGGCTATGGAGAACAAGTCCTCATGGGAAATGGACGTGTACAGCTACCAGAGGCATTTAGAGCCGATTTTCGGAAGTATGCGGATGGATCAGATTTCGCAGTTCGACGTTGAAA
The sequence above is a segment of the bacterium genome. Coding sequences within it:
- a CDS encoding site-specific integrase, producing MAILIRCECKAEAKLTAKTCPGCGMEFPRKGRLYKVVLRMGGRKVTRTIGNLEAAREIEAKLKVDIAKEEHNLQKKTPAPTLAQIWKRYLPWAMENKSSWEMDVYSYQRHLEPIFGSMRMDQISQFDVE